The proteins below come from a single Drosophila kikkawai strain 14028-0561.14 chromosome 3R, DkikHiC1v2, whole genome shotgun sequence genomic window:
- the Glut3 gene encoding glucose transporter type 3, whose product MLGNKPAEEEEPPPLETRTPATQSSRQLKTENSTHESEEQLAGHRVNNAGLYTATFYSNIGSFFFGIAMGWSGGAERSVMERSSYGFTPSKVQWNYICILLTLGAMVWCLPTGFLLRFCGCKRTILAQLLPNTLGWCLTTWAQSISMLYAGHFILGMCGGAHCVAVPIYSAEISSVRNRGIMGACFYGACMVGVFYSFLMSTFLEIKIVNFLNLVLLLLGLLQLLMPESPAYYVKRGKMEHAENSLRFLRGKNHDVSKEMARLTRDPSSSVHDQHHSPEQGFKEVRTKLARVLVLAVLHKLSGGFIVIVYGHRLLACQMLSRTLAIGLGASGVVGFLVCLFLVERVGRKPLMIVMSAIMFFATIMLGIGFKLYLDNGGEIIRWVMYFCLVVFVSAYTVGLGTLTWLLTVELFLPPMRPLCCSLAATVSWLTASFAIYWYSYLNKVCRPYPFLIYAILAVCSLLFTLAYMPETKRISEYRIQQRMQNKNPPAPRNSEETEP is encoded by the coding sequence ATGCTTGGTAATAAGCCAGCGGAAGAGGAGGAACCTCCGCCGCTTGAGACGCGCACACCCGCAACCCAATCCTCGAGGCAATTGAAAACAGAGAACAGTACTCATGAATCAGAGGAACAGTTAGCCGGTCACCGCGTGAACAATGCTGGACTGTACACCGCCACCTTTTACAGCAACATCGGATCCTTTTTCTTCGGGATCGCTATGGGCTGGTCTGGCGGGGCTGAGAGATCGGTGATGGAGCGAAGCTCTTACGGCTTCACTCCCTCGAAGGTGCAGTGGAACTACATCTGCATACTGCTCACCCTGGGAGCGATGGTGTGGTGCCTGCCCACTGGTTTCCTTTTGCGGTTCTGCGGCTGCAAGCGGACGATCCTAGCGCAGCTTCTCCCGAACACCCTGGGCTGGTGCCTCACCACCTGGGCCCAGAGCATTTCGATGCTGTACGCCGGTCACTTCATCCTTGGCATGTGCGGAGGAGCCCACTGCGTGGCAGTGCCGATCTACAGCGCCGAGATCAGTTCCGTAAGGAATCGCGGCATCATGGGCGCCTGCTTCTATGGAGCCTGCATGGTCGGCGTGTTCTACAGCTTTCTGATGAGCACTTTCCTGGAAATTAAGATCGTTAACTTCCTCAATCTGGTCCTGCTTCTGCTTGGCCTTTTGCAGTTACTGATGCCAGAGTCACCGGCTTATTACGTGAAGCGGGGGAAGATGGAGCACGCGGAGAACAGTCTACGGTTTCTGCGAGGCAAAAACCACGATGTAAGCAAGGAGATGGCCCGTCTGACGAGGGATCCTTCGAGCAGCGTGCACGATCAGCACCACAGTCCGGAGCAAGGTTTCAAGGAGGTCAGAACGAAACTCGCCCGGGTTCTGGTGCTGGCCGTGCTCCATAAGCTGAGCGGCGGCTTCATCGTCATCGTATACGGCCACCGGTTGCTGGCATGCCAAATGCTGTCACGTACGCTGGCCATAGGACTGGGCGCGTCCGGTGTCGTGGGGTTCCTGGTGTGCCTGTTCCTTGTAGAGCGAGTGGGCCGAAAACCTCTGATGATTGTCATGTCAGCCATCATGTTCTTCGCCACGATCATGCTAGGCATCGGCTTTAAGCTGTATTTGGACAACGGGGGGGAAATAATTCGATGGGTTATGTATTTCTGCTTGGTCGTGTTTGTGAGTGCCTACACGGTCGGACTCGGGACCCTCACCTGGCTGCTCACCGTGGAGCTGTTCCTGCCGCCCATGCGGCCGCTGTGCTGCTCTCTAGCCGCTACGGTTAGCTGGCTGACCGCCTCCTTTGCCATCTACTGGTACTCCTACCTTAATAAGGTCTGCCGGCCATATCCATTCCTAATCTATGCTATCCTTGCCGTGTGCAGTTTGCTCTTCACGCTGGCCTACATGCCGGAGACTAAGAGGATCTCCGAATATAGGATCCAGCAACGAATGCAGAACAAGAACCCCCCGGCCCCCCGAAACAGCGAAGAGACGGAGCCTTAG